The Impatiens glandulifera chromosome 3, dImpGla2.1, whole genome shotgun sequence genome contains a region encoding:
- the LOC124932059 gene encoding systemin receptor SR160-like, translating into MRTFHVFHHHHRKQFIILFYLFHLVFSSSSNNDLQLLMSFKSSLSDPTYLQNWLPSNPICSFNGVVCTNSRVSGIDLSYSDLNNIDFSIISSLLLSISNLDTLSLKGVNLTGSISFSSKTKCTAALTKLDLAENGLTGPVSDISSLSSCSGLSFLNLSKNGFDFNIAGKDYTAGLQLKLTDLDLSYNRILGYNVVSWLISSGCDGLRYLSLNGNRVAGDITVLKDCKSLEHLDLAGNNFSSGFPSMGDCQSLQYLDISSNKFYGDIGVSLSSCKVLNFLNITVNQFNTTFPELPGGNLKFVYLSGNHFSGQLQENIVKSLCSELVELDISQNALFGPFPESFGGCSSLERLDISGNNFTGELPIDTLLKIPTLKNISLAYNNFVGNLPDGFSKLTNLESLDVSSNSLSGSIPGEICPNNLKVLYLQNNLFTGPIPASIGNCSQLVTLDLSFNYLTGTIPSTFGSLSKLKDLILWLNQLHGEIPPELMYLQTLESLILNFNELTGSIPPGLGNCTKLNWISLSNNQLTGEIPESLGRLTNLAILELGNNSITGRIPPELGNCQSLLWLDLNTNSLNGTIPPELFKQSGYVSTGLPGKRYIYIKNDGSKQCHGAGSLLEFGGIRLDQLNRLSSRHPCNFTRVYKGITQPTFNHNGSLIFLDLSYNGLGGSIPKELSSTFYLSVLNLGHNDLSGQIPPELGSMKFVAILDLSYNKLNGSIPQSLTGLALLSEVDLSNNNLSGLIPQSAPFDTFPDYRFSNNSGLCGYPLSACGSGSRANSTGQHGKSRRRPASLAASVAMGLLFALLCIFAIIIVIIEIKKRRKRREVALEAYMDGGRGHNSNSGNTNTAWKLTGAREALSINLSTFEKPLRKLTFADLLEATNGFHDNTLIGSGGFGDVYKAQLKDGSAVAIKKLIHISGQGDREFMAEMETIGKIKHRNLVPLLGFCKVGEERLLVYEFMKYGSLEDVLHDPKKAGLVKLNWDSRRNIAMGSARGLAFLHHNCIPHIIHRDMKSSNVLLDENLDARVSDFGMARFMSAMDTHLSVSTLAGTPGYVPPEYYQSFRCSTKGDVYSYGVVLLELLTGRQPTNSADFGDNNLVGWVKQHAKMGVSKVFDPELMKEDPGLEVELLQHLNVACACLDDRPWKRPTMIQVMAMFKEIQAGGSGIDSMSTISGEDGGGFCANSMEMCSIKEGNEQGKT; encoded by the coding sequence ATGAGAACTTTCCATGTCTTTCACCATCATCACCGTAAGCAGTTCATCATTCTCTTCTATCTATTCCACCTAGTCTTCTCTTCCTCCTCTAATAATGACTTGCAGCTGCTCATGAGCTTCAAATCGTCTCTTTCCGATCCAACTTATCTTCAGAACTGGTTACCTTCTAATCCCATCTGTAGTTTCAACGGAGTTGTTTGCACGAATTCAAGAGTCTCCGGTATAGACCTCAGCTACTCGGACCTTAATAACATTGATTTCTCTATTATATCTTCACTTCTTCTCTCTATTTCCAATTTGGACACACTTTCGTTAAAGGGTGTCAATCTCACCGGTTCTATCTCCTTCTCTTCCAAAACTAAATGCACCGCCGCTTTGACGAAATTAGATCTGGCGGAGAACGGACTTACTGGCCCTGTTTCTGATATCTCAAGTTTGTCTTCTTGCTCCGGGTTGAGTTTTCTCAATCTATCGAAGAATGGTTTTGACTTTAATATCGCCGGGAAAGACTATACAGCCGGATTACAGCTCAAACTTACAGATTTGGATCTTTCGTACAACAGAATCTTGGGGTATAACGTTGTTTCGTGGTTGATTTCTTCCGGCTGCGACGGCCTTCGTTATTTGTCGCTTAATGGGAACAGGGTCGCCGGAGATATCACCGTTCTGAAGGACTGTAAGAGCTTGGAACATTTAGACCTTGCCGGGAATAATTTCTCATCTGGGTTTCCTTCCATGGGAGATTGTCAGTCTCTGCAGTATCTCGACATCTCATCGAACAAATTCTACGGAGATATCGGCGTTTCTCTCTCATCATGCAAAGTCTTGAATTTCTTGAACATCACCGTCAATCAGTTCAACACGACTTTCCCCGAGCTTCCCGGCGGCAACTTGAAGTTCGTCTACCTCTCCGGCAACCATTTTTCTGGACAGCTACAGGAAAATATCGTAAAGTCTCTCTGCTCTGAGCTAGTTGAGCTGGATATTTCACAGAACGCTTTATTTGGTCCATTCCCTGAAAGCTTCGGTGGTTGCTCTTCACTGGAAAGACTCGACATTTCCGGCAATAACTTCACCGGTGAGTTGCCAATCGATACTCTTCTAAAGATACCCACCTTGAAGAACATCTCCTTAGCTTATAACAATTTTGTTGGTAATTTACCTGATGGGTTTTCTAAATTAACGAATCTGGAATCATTGGATGTTAGTTCCAACAGCCTCTCTGGTTCAATACCAGGGGAGATTTGCCCTAATAATCTGAAAGTTCTGTATCTTCAGAACAATCTCTTCACCGGTCCAATTCCAGCTAGTATTGGAAACTGTTCTCAATTGGTCACGCTTGATCTGAGCTTCAATTATCTAACAGGGACAATCCCTTCTACCTTTGGTTCCCTTTCAAAGCTCAAAGATCTGATTCTATGGCTGAACCAGCTCCACGGTGAAATCCCACCGGAGTTAATGTATTTACAGACATTAGAGAGCTTAATTCTTAACTTCAATGAATTAACTGGTAGTATTCCACCTGGGTTAGGAAACTGCACAAAATTGAATTGGATTTCATTGTCCAACAACCAGTTAACCGGAGAAATACCCGAATCGCTCGGCCGTTTGACTAATTTAGCGATTCTCGAGCTGGGTAACAACTCTATCACGGGCAGGATCCCGCCGGAGCTCGGGAATTGTCAAAGCTTGTTGTGGTTGGATTTGAATACGAATTCGTTGAATGGAACTATTCCGCCGGAACTATTCAAACAGTCGGGTTATGTCTCGACTGGGCTTCCCGGAAAGAGATATATCTACATTAAGAACGACGGCAGCAAACAATGTCACGGCGCCGGAAGCTTGTTGGAGTTCGGCGGGATTAGACTTGATCAGTTAAACCGCCTTTCTTCAAGACATCCCTGTAATTTCACTCGGGTTTATAAAGGGATAACTCAGCCGACATTTAATCACAACGGATCTCTCATATTTCTCGATCTTTCGTATAATGGGTTGGGTGGTAGTATCCCAAAGGAGCTCAGCTCAACGTTTTATCTATCCGTTTTGAATCTAGGGCATAACGATTTGTCCGGTCAGATCCCGCCGGAGCTCGGGAGTATGAAATTCGTCGCGATTCTAGATCTTTCCTACAATAAGCTAAACGGGTCGATTCCTCAGTCTTTAACCGGGTTAGCTTTGCTAAGTGAAGTTGATTTATCCAATAATAATCTCTCCGGACTCATTCCTCAATCGGCTCCGTTCGACACGTTTCCTGACTACCGATTCTCCAATAACTCCGGGCTTTGCGGGTACCCGCTTTCGGCCTGCGGATCGGGTTCTCGGGCGAATTCAACGGGTCAGCATGGCAAGTCTCGTCGGAGACCGGCTTCTCTAGCCGCGAGCGTGGCCATGGGTTTGTTATTCGCTCTTTTATGCATTTTCGCGATTATTATCGTGATCATCGAGAtcaagaagaggaggaagagaCGGGAAGTTGCATTGGAAGCTTATATGGACGGCGGACGGGGTCATAATTCGAATTCAGGGAATACGAATACGGCTTGGAAGTTAACCGGGGCTCGTGAAGCATTAAGTATCAATCTTTCCACGTTTGAAAAGCCTCTTAGGAAGCTCACATTTGCGGATCTTTTGGAGGCCACAAACGGTTTCCATGACAACACTCTGATCGGGTCGGGCGGGTTTGGGGATGTCTATAAGGCCCAATTGAAAGACGGGTCTGCCGTGGCTATCAAGAAGCTCATACACATTAGCGGACAAGGCGATCGAGAATTCATGGCGGAAATGGAAACCATTGGGAAAATTAAGCACCGGAATCTCGTACCGTTGTTGGGTTTTTGTAAGGTCGGAGAGGAGAGGCTTTTGGTTTACGAGTTTATGAAATATGGAAGCTTGGAAGATGTTTTACACGACCCGAAGAAGGCGGGTTTGGTGAAGTTGAATTGGGATTCGAGGAGGAATATCGCAATGGGGTCGGCTAGAGGGCTCGCGTTTCTACATCACAATTGCATTCCTCACATAATTCATCGCGATATGAAATCGAGCAATGTTCTACTCGACGAGAATTTGGATGCTCGTGTCTCGGATTTCGGTATGGCTAGGTTTATGAGCGCGATGGATACCCATTTGAGCGTCAGTACTCTCGCGGGTACTCCCGGTTATGTTCCTCCCGAATATTATCAGAGCTTTCGTTGTTCCACAAAGGGCGACGTTTACAGCTACGGTGTGGTCTTGCTCGAGCTTCTAACCGGTAGACAGCCGACAAACTCTGCCGATTTCGGAGACAATAATCTAGTTGGATGGGTGAAGCAACATGCGAAGATGGGAGTAAGCAAAGTATTCGACCCCGAGTTAATGAAGGAAGATCCCGGGTTGGAGGTTGAACTTTTGCAACATCTAAACGTGGCTTGTGCGTGTCTAGACGATAGGCCATGGAAACGTCCTACGATGATTCAAGTTATGGCGATGTTTAAGGAGATCCAAGCGGGTGGGTCTGGGATCGATTCGATGTCGACTATTTCCGGAGAGGACGGTGGGGGATTTTGCGCGAATTCGATGGAGATGTGTAGTATAAAAGAGGGTAACGAACAAGGAAAGACTTGA